A DNA window from Turicibacter sp. TJ11 contains the following coding sequences:
- a CDS encoding prenyltransferase → MTQKNFFKRCYTVMEIRTGFATGLPILSGGLFGAYLVGQLKLIPLILMFITGFCLNIVANVANEIRAYLEDEENEETFTYHAGSEGLVRGDATFLDSIIVLLFFLFISAVAGLSLVFITKNFNILAIGILSVIAAVCYSLGPKPYIVYPVGELVSGLFVGSISTIVSAYLQTDHLNLSVILYSIIPMMMTVFLMSTNNTSDFLKDMGKRVTLPHVIGFRNSIKIIIPEALIMIAAWLMLYVIGSITLVMLVTGLLIFYYYGYVRWYKDYYHIQDVYPEMGREWGPRPLLLIYSFNLILSVEFFIYLLLQ, encoded by the coding sequence ATGACTCAAAAAAACTTTTTTAAGCGGTGCTATACCGTCATGGAAATTCGTACTGGTTTTGCTACAGGCTTACCCATTTTAAGTGGAGGCTTATTTGGAGCCTATTTAGTGGGACAATTAAAACTGATTCCATTAATATTAATGTTCATCACTGGCTTTTGCTTGAACATTGTTGCCAATGTTGCAAATGAAATTCGTGCTTATCTAGAAGATGAAGAAAATGAAGAAACGTTCACATATCACGCTGGAAGCGAAGGACTTGTTCGAGGAGATGCAACTTTTTTAGATAGCATCATCGTCTTACTTTTCTTTTTATTTATTAGTGCTGTCGCTGGATTAAGCCTCGTCTTTATCACTAAAAACTTTAACATTTTAGCAATTGGAATTTTAAGTGTGATTGCTGCCGTTTGTTATTCACTCGGACCAAAGCCTTACATTGTTTATCCTGTTGGAGAGCTCGTATCAGGTCTTTTTGTTGGTTCGATTAGTACAATTGTTTCAGCTTACTTGCAAACGGATCATCTGAATCTTTCTGTTATTTTATACTCTATAATTCCCATGATGATGACAGTATTTTTAATGTCAACCAATAACACATCAGACTTCTTAAAAGATATGGGAAAACGTGTTACATTACCTCATGTGATTGGATTTAGAAATTCAATTAAAATCATTATTCCTGAAGCTTTAATTATGATTGCTGCTTGGCTCATGCTTTATGTCATAGGAAGTATTACGCTTGTGATGCTTGTAACCGGACTTTTAATTTTTTATTATTATGGTTATGTGCGTTGGTACAAAGACTACTATCACATTCAAGATGTTTATCCTGAAATGGGGCGAGAGTGGGGACCACGTCCACTCTTATTGATCTATAGTTTTAACTTAATTTTATCAGTCGAGTTTTTCATTTATTTGTTACTTCAATAA
- a CDS encoding ABC transporter substrate-binding protein, which yields MNQINLQLIKKNPLTLQVLLAEKLGLFAKHQVTVNLSTTEDFTFNGNNPFFNGESDAMVGDTTFFFYMLKRGKKAVITSDLTRTIHLVGGPELPTDLTHLKIGANRTGLLRLFLENDLKDMIPNAEIVWINNSYERLEALSKGDIDALVAIDPFVTDVLEAGGQIIWSLRNSHHNFVMWAFDEEFYHHNQEAVANFYQALEETTEIFNTATPEQRVQYARDCDYNEKLAQRFESFTFEPQSVYSVEDFNLCQEWMYRNGEIDKLYDPNTCIVNPFKK from the coding sequence ATGAATCAAATTAATTTACAACTTATTAAAAAAAATCCATTAACTCTTCAAGTTTTATTAGCTGAAAAATTAGGGCTATTTGCTAAACATCAAGTTACTGTTAACTTATCCACAACTGAAGATTTTACCTTTAACGGAAATAATCCATTCTTTAACGGAGAATCCGATGCCATGGTAGGTGATACAACGTTCTTTTTCTACATGCTTAAGCGTGGAAAAAAAGCAGTTATTACTTCAGACTTAACACGAACGATTCATTTAGTAGGAGGTCCCGAACTTCCCACTGATTTAACTCATCTCAAAATTGGAGCTAATCGTACAGGATTACTTCGCTTATTTTTAGAGAATGATTTAAAGGACATGATCCCTAATGCTGAGATTGTTTGGATTAATAATTCCTATGAGCGTCTTGAAGCTTTATCAAAAGGTGATATTGATGCTTTAGTTGCTATCGATCCGTTTGTTACCGATGTTTTAGAAGCGGGTGGACAGATCATCTGGAGTTTACGAAATAGTCATCATAACTTTGTGATGTGGGCGTTTGATGAAGAATTCTACCATCATAATCAAGAAGCTGTAGCTAACTTCTATCAAGCATTAGAAGAAACAACTGAAATCTTCAATACAGCTACACCAGAGCAAAGAGTTCAATATGCACGTGATTGTGATTACAATGAAAAATTAGCTCAACGTTTTGAATCGTTTACGTTTGAACCTCAATCTGTATATTCCGTAGAAGATTTTAATCTTTGCCAAGAATGGATGTATCGAAACGGTGAAATTGATAAACTGTATGATCCTAATACATGTATTGTCAATCCATTTAAAAAATAA
- a CDS encoding carbohydrate ABC transporter permease: protein MNNQFKKKERVLIGFFLFIPLLLLITFGILPIIEIVSYSFTSWNGISSYKTWVGIDNYIQVLTTPKYFEPFINNLYYFGSGLLQIIIALYFAIILSFNVKLKSFFKASIVFPTLISGVAISMMFRMFYTPGGSFDVILTALGLEKFIHFWLGDPRFVNFTLAGISLWRHTGLRFLMFYGAIQSIPKEYYKVADIEGASFIQKVRFIILPNIQTVLKINLILLTVGAITAFEIPMIMTNGSNGTTTFLLQTMKTAFEKKQLGLAASMAVIITLVLILLTAIQKKLFGNDEHDA, encoded by the coding sequence ATGAATAATCAGTTTAAAAAAAAGGAACGAGTCCTCATCGGATTCTTCCTTTTTATTCCTTTATTATTACTAATTACGTTTGGAATTTTACCTATTATCGAAATTGTCTCATATAGTTTTACTTCATGGAATGGAATTAGTAGTTATAAAACATGGGTCGGTATTGATAACTATATTCAAGTGCTAACGACTCCAAAATACTTTGAACCCTTTATTAATAACCTGTATTATTTTGGATCAGGGCTGTTGCAAATTATTATTGCTCTTTATTTTGCGATTATTTTATCGTTTAATGTCAAACTTAAATCTTTCTTTAAAGCAAGTATTGTCTTTCCAACGTTAATCAGTGGTGTTGCTATTTCAATGATGTTTCGAATGTTTTATACTCCAGGTGGATCGTTCGATGTCATCTTAACAGCACTTGGACTTGAAAAATTCATTCACTTTTGGTTAGGCGATCCTCGTTTTGTGAATTTCACTCTAGCTGGAATCTCCCTTTGGCGACATACAGGTCTTCGATTTCTGATGTTTTATGGAGCTATTCAATCGATTCCAAAAGAATATTACAAAGTAGCTGATATTGAAGGCGCCAGTTTTATTCAAAAAGTAAGATTTATTATCTTACCTAATATTCAAACGGTACTTAAAATTAACCTAATTCTTTTGACAGTAGGAGCCATTACCGCTTTTGAAATTCCCATGATTATGACCAATGGTTCAAACGGAACAACCACTTTCTTACTTCAAACGATGAAAACCGCTTTTGAAAAAAAGCAACTAGGTTTAGCTGCTTCAATGGCAGTTATTATTACTCTTGTTTTAATTCTTTTAACAGCTATTCAAAAAAAATTATTTGGGAATGATGAACACGATGCTTAA
- a CDS encoding ABC transporter substrate-binding protein, producing the protein MKKIKTLLVAASFLSLAACQSKPAVEGEGKIGGTLTVVTSRTDADELYASIEEGFKAKYPEVEDIIWESSADYDSDIMKRMNTKNYGDVLFVPFTMAGTPSEYENYFYPLGTVEELEKTYLDVTEAVYNDTVYGLPVSINILGFVYNNDVLQAAGIDSMPTSTEGLLQTCEQIETKTGATCFYTDYNKNLGVWAGALSSYGENYKEAALNGNAFDEGQPIREVMDLFYALASNGYIEEDPITGDSAQSYQLLADGKVAMIMRASQDLAEIQALNDSEDNIKLAPFPTTLNGSTSVPVGAPGVIGINKNTENLATAKAFLEYFISSESGYAADLNGVPTVIAELNDDQRQLFEEGNVVKTASTESAEIQERYSAVANEVGIGRLTDVLQTVINIGLYPEQNMSYEAYVNQLQDAWTQALANHE; encoded by the coding sequence ATGAAAAAAATTAAAACTTTATTAGTGGCTGCTTCATTCCTATCATTAGCAGCTTGTCAATCTAAACCAGCGGTTGAAGGGGAAGGTAAAATTGGAGGAACTTTAACTGTCGTGACTTCTCGTACAGATGCAGACGAGTTATATGCAAGTATTGAAGAAGGGTTTAAAGCGAAATACCCAGAAGTTGAAGATATCATTTGGGAATCATCAGCAGATTACGATTCAGATATTATGAAACGTATGAATACTAAAAATTATGGAGATGTTTTATTTGTTCCATTTACAATGGCTGGAACACCAAGTGAGTATGAGAACTACTTCTATCCACTTGGAACAGTTGAAGAATTAGAAAAAACATATTTAGACGTAACAGAAGCTGTGTATAACGATACTGTCTATGGATTACCTGTTTCAATTAACATTTTAGGATTTGTTTATAACAATGATGTGTTACAAGCTGCAGGTATTGATTCAATGCCAACATCAACAGAAGGATTATTACAAACATGTGAACAAATCGAAACAAAAACAGGAGCAACTTGCTTCTATACAGACTACAATAAAAATTTAGGTGTTTGGGCAGGAGCCTTATCATCTTATGGTGAAAATTATAAAGAAGCAGCCTTAAACGGAAACGCCTTCGACGAAGGGCAACCTATTCGTGAAGTGATGGATTTATTCTATGCCCTAGCATCTAATGGATATATTGAAGAAGATCCTATCACTGGAGATTCTGCTCAATCTTATCAATTATTAGCAGATGGTAAAGTTGCAATGATCATGCGTGCATCTCAAGATTTAGCAGAGATTCAAGCTTTAAATGATTCAGAAGATAATATTAAGTTAGCACCGTTCCCAACAACATTAAATGGATCAACAAGTGTTCCTGTTGGTGCGCCTGGTGTTATTGGAATTAACAAAAACACTGAAAACTTAGCGACTGCAAAAGCCTTCTTAGAATACTTTATTTCATCTGAAAGTGGATACGCAGCTGATTTAAACGGAGTTCCTACCGTTATTGCTGAATTAAATGATGATCAACGTCAATTATTTGAAGAAGGAAATGTTGTTAAAACAGCTTCAACGGAATCTGCTGAGATTCAAGAACGTTATAGTGCGGTTGCAAATGAAGTTGGAATTGGTCGCTTAACGGATGTTTTACAAACAGTTATTAACATCGGATTATATCCAGAACAAAACATGAGCTATGAAGCCTATGTTAATCAATTACAAGATGCTTGGACACAAGCGTTAGCAAATCATGAATAA
- a CDS encoding FAD-binding oxidoreductase yields the protein MRMTGDSPLWAKHNVEGTTNPPLTQDIKTDIVIVGGGTTGALTAHYFMKQGMSCVLVEKDKIANQSTAASTAILQYEVDTGLNRLMSLVGEQQAQQTFLFNYQAVMEMSQIVKEINSNCDFAFRPCFLYTQDPRKVDYMADDCKSRQAIGINCELFTSETHQDEFSFNFEAGIYSHYGAAIINPVQFTRDLIEYNIKKGLQVFENTTITDYNLSSTQSVLTTDAGFTITANQVIICTGYDALEWFKHEKPFYTLSRSFAILTKPVEKFHGWKEECIIRDDQEPYTYIRPTLSNSIIIGGEDLAVDNLDGEVANMGDRHPLALQQYHQLLRRIRHMFPEIENIKTDCWFHGLFVDTNDGLPFIGKHPDYPGAYFNLGYGSNGMLYSLIGAKLISQDVAGKNPKELEIFKFNRY from the coding sequence ATGAGAATGACAGGCGATAGTCCACTTTGGGCTAAACACAACGTAGAAGGAACAACGAATCCTCCTCTAACACAAGATATAAAAACGGATATTGTTATCGTGGGTGGCGGTACAACAGGTGCACTTACAGCCCATTATTTCATGAAGCAAGGAATGAGCTGTGTATTGGTTGAAAAAGATAAAATTGCAAATCAATCGACTGCTGCTTCGACCGCTATTTTACAATATGAAGTTGATACCGGATTAAATCGATTAATGTCATTGGTTGGTGAACAACAAGCTCAACAGACTTTTCTTTTTAACTACCAAGCAGTCATGGAAATGAGTCAAATTGTCAAAGAAATTAATAGTAACTGCGACTTTGCCTTTAGACCTTGCTTCCTTTATACACAAGATCCACGTAAAGTAGATTACATGGCAGATGATTGTAAATCACGTCAGGCAATTGGAATCAACTGTGAATTATTTACTTCAGAAACCCATCAAGATGAATTTAGCTTTAACTTCGAAGCCGGTATTTACTCTCATTACGGAGCAGCCATTATTAATCCCGTTCAATTTACACGTGATTTAATTGAGTACAACATTAAAAAAGGTTTACAAGTTTTTGAAAATACGACAATTACAGACTACAACTTATCTTCAACTCAAAGTGTTCTAACAACAGATGCAGGATTTACAATTACAGCTAATCAGGTCATTATCTGTACGGGATATGATGCATTAGAATGGTTCAAACATGAAAAACCATTCTATACGTTAAGTCGTAGTTTTGCTATTTTAACTAAACCTGTGGAAAAGTTTCATGGATGGAAAGAAGAATGTATCATCCGTGATGACCAAGAACCTTACACTTACATTCGACCAACTTTAAGTAATTCAATCATTATTGGTGGAGAAGACTTAGCTGTGGATAATTTAGATGGTGAAGTCGCAAATATGGGTGATCGTCATCCATTAGCGCTACAACAATATCATCAACTATTACGTCGTATCCGTCATATGTTTCCTGAAATTGAGAATATTAAAACCGATTGTTGGTTTCATGGTCTATTTGTAGATACAAATGATGGACTTCCTTTCATTGGGAAACATCCTGATTATCCTGGAGCTTACTTCAACTTAGGTTACGGTTCAAACGGAATGCTTTACTCACTCATTGGTGCTAAGCTAATCTCTCAAGATGTCGCAGGAAAAAATCCAAAAGAACTAGAAATCTTTAAATTTAATCGTTACTAA
- a CDS encoding oligosaccharide flippase family protein: MKSGWMKGTMILTITAFFVKLLSLLYKVPYQNLSGDEGLYVFQQVYPLIGIYTTLNGVVLPTIISELLLTHRYSEDIKRYIKNSLWLFSLISFAALFMGSHFFAYAMGDMQLSWPIRMVGLAFLLIPIISYWRGVAQTRAETIHIVGYSSTIEQFVRVIAIIIAVFTLQGQSIYKLAYFAYLGGLCGPLLAIGYLLSRKLDDQPQIYLKMTYRPHFFKKCIYLFLSAGILILFQLIDSFFVFNSLVNSGVSSLEAMSLKGSFDRGLPIVQTATVFTTAIVSSTIPQMADLRDVKERKKIFNTALFIVIALSIPACVGLFNVVDELNIVLFKDSHGIEALKLLTIQVLFYPFVFLCTAIMQQEEQYSKLLISVLGGILIKILLTAPLTESLGICGTAIASVASLAMMAFINLCQFRKMMYSKSFFNLLKVSFATMWLWLVLDFIEPYLPNLLSGLAADVRGYHACSLLVQILAGVLVYGLVMGIFLMTSQVTSKRAKRRKKSIKKQAVKRQPAKL, from the coding sequence ATGAAATCGGGTTGGATGAAAGGGACGATGATTTTAACAATCACGGCTTTTTTTGTTAAGTTATTAAGCTTATTGTATAAAGTACCATATCAAAACCTTTCTGGTGATGAAGGTTTATATGTGTTTCAACAAGTTTATCCATTGATCGGAATATACACAACATTAAATGGAGTCGTATTACCAACAATCATTTCAGAGTTATTATTAACTCATCGTTATAGTGAAGATATTAAACGATACATTAAAAATTCGTTATGGTTATTTAGTTTAATCTCATTCGCGGCCTTATTTATGGGAAGTCATTTCTTTGCCTATGCAATGGGTGATATGCAGTTAAGTTGGCCAATTCGTATGGTTGGTTTAGCATTTTTATTAATTCCAATCATCTCTTATTGGCGTGGTGTCGCTCAAACGAGAGCGGAGACGATTCATATTGTTGGTTACTCATCAACGATTGAACAATTTGTTCGAGTCATTGCGATTATCATAGCCGTTTTTACACTTCAAGGGCAAAGTATTTATAAGTTAGCTTATTTTGCTTACTTGGGTGGATTATGTGGCCCACTGTTAGCCATTGGCTATTTATTATCTAGGAAATTAGATGATCAACCACAAATTTACTTAAAGATGACTTATCGTCCACACTTTTTCAAAAAATGTATTTATTTATTTTTAAGTGCTGGAATTTTAATTTTGTTTCAATTAATCGATAGTTTCTTTGTCTTTAATTCGCTTGTCAATAGTGGTGTCTCTTCTTTAGAAGCCATGTCACTTAAAGGAAGTTTTGATAGAGGATTACCGATTGTTCAAACAGCAACGGTCTTTACGACAGCTATTGTTTCGTCTACTATTCCACAAATGGCAGATTTAAGAGATGTAAAAGAACGTAAAAAAATATTTAATACGGCCTTATTTATTGTCATTGCTTTATCTATACCGGCTTGTGTAGGGTTATTTAATGTGGTGGATGAGTTAAATATTGTTTTATTTAAAGACTCTCACGGAATTGAAGCATTAAAGTTATTAACGATTCAAGTATTATTTTATCCATTTGTCTTTTTATGTACTGCTATTATGCAACAAGAAGAACAATACTCGAAGCTATTAATTTCTGTTTTAGGTGGAATTTTAATTAAAATTTTATTAACAGCTCCATTAACAGAAAGTTTAGGAATTTGCGGGACAGCCATTGCATCAGTAGCATCACTTGCAATGATGGCATTCATTAATTTATGTCAGTTTAGAAAGATGATGTATTCAAAATCATTTTTTAATTTACTAAAGGTAAGTTTTGCGACGATGTGGTTATGGTTAGTCTTAGACTTTATAGAGCCTTATCTGCCTAACCTATTATCAGGATTAGCAGCAGATGTGAGAGGATATCATGCTTGTTCGTTGCTTGTTCAGATCTTAGCTGGAGTTTTAGTTTATGGGTTAGTAATGGGAATTTTTCTTATGACTTCTCAAGTGACGTCAAAGCGTGCTAAACGCCGAAAAAAGTCTATCAAAAAGCAGGCTGTAAAAAGACAACCCGCTAAGTTATAA
- a CDS encoding RNA-binding S4 domain-containing protein, translated as MRLDKYLKVSRLVKRRTLAKEVADKGRIEINGKVAKSSSSVKLGDELTLYYGNKILKVRVTDIKDSTKKQDAAYMYEIISEERIERPALDEVTGIEIFE; from the coding sequence ATGCGTTTAGATAAATATTTAAAAGTGTCACGCTTAGTCAAGCGTCGTACGTTAGCTAAAGAAGTAGCTGATAAAGGTCGTATTGAGATTAATGGAAAAGTCGCGAAATCAAGCTCTAGTGTTAAATTAGGTGATGAGTTAACTTTATATTATGGAAATAAAATTTTAAAAGTTCGCGTGACGGATATTAAAGATTCAACGAAAAAACAAGATGCAGCTTATATGTATGAAATTATTTCGGAAGAGCGTATCGAACGACCAGCTTTAGATGAAGTAACAGGAATTGAAATTTTTGAATAA
- a CDS encoding carbohydrate ABC transporter permease, giving the protein MLKTFTIKTLKYLTLIAWVIIVFLPILTVIFGSFKTYDEFTITTGITLPQNFLNFENYYLALTKGKMLTGFINTFLLILFGVTGSIFIGSMVAYVINRFDFKYKKLILFMYLFVSIVPMEISQVSTFKIIDALGLYNTRLAPILLYLGADVLMVYLYLQVLEKIPKEIDKAAMLEGANYFQIYKQVIFPLLKPATATVAMLKVISIYNDFYIPYLYMPGENLHTISTALFNFMGPHRIEWNVICAAIILSLVPMLIFFLMLQKHIYAGLTAGSIK; this is encoded by the coding sequence ATGCTTAAAACATTCACTATTAAAACTTTGAAATATTTAACACTTATTGCTTGGGTCATCATTGTTTTTTTACCGATTTTAACGGTCATCTTTGGTTCATTTAAAACGTATGATGAATTTACTATCACGACAGGAATCACACTCCCACAGAACTTTTTAAACTTTGAAAATTACTATCTCGCTTTAACGAAAGGAAAGATGCTAACTGGTTTCATCAACACCTTTCTTTTAATTTTATTTGGAGTTACAGGTAGTATCTTTATTGGCTCAATGGTCGCTTATGTTATTAATCGATTTGATTTCAAATATAAAAAGCTAATTTTATTTATGTATCTTTTTGTGTCGATTGTTCCAATGGAAATTTCTCAAGTTTCGACATTTAAAATTATCGATGCTTTAGGATTATATAATACGCGTTTAGCACCTATTTTACTTTATTTAGGCGCTGACGTTTTAATGGTTTATCTTTACTTACAAGTTCTTGAAAAAATTCCAAAGGAAATCGATAAAGCAGCTATGCTAGAGGGAGCTAATTATTTTCAAATTTATAAACAAGTGATTTTCCCGCTTCTGAAACCTGCAACAGCAACTGTTGCGATGTTAAAAGTCATTTCTATTTATAATGATTTTTATATTCCTTATCTTTACATGCCTGGAGAAAATCTTCATACGATTTCAACAGCTTTATTTAATTTTATGGGACCTCATCGGATCGAATGGAATGTCATTTGTGCTGCTATTATTTTAAGCCTCGTCCCGATGCTTATTTTCTTTTTAATGTTACAAAAACACATCTACGCTGGACTCACAGCGGGAAGTATCAAATAA
- a CDS encoding ABC transporter ATP-binding protein, whose amino-acid sequence MNYITFHDVSKTYTHPHQEVIKNFNLEIKKGEFIVIVGPSGSGKSTLLELICGFEALTSGTISIDGTMINDVLPKNRDVAMVFQNYALLPHLTTYENIAFGMKIRKCSKKEIEEKVQWAAKILKLEDYLHILPKNLSGGQRQRVAIARAIVREPKLFLMDEPLSNLDAKLRDSTATEITNLHRRLNATTIYVTHDQTEALTMADRMVILHEGKIQQIGTPIEIYTKPKNLFVATFIGKPQMNLFDFVIKNEDALLLNDVTLHLGEYLNSLLPTEDYLLAIRPEHIKETNDKNGIKTTIKKVEYMGSDQILHLAKGEELITMKCYNSQEYKEGQALHITFDLHHAHVFNKNTQERIEPSYEKN is encoded by the coding sequence GTGAATTATATTACATTCCACGACGTTTCAAAAACCTATACTCATCCTCATCAAGAAGTTATTAAAAATTTTAATCTAGAGATTAAAAAAGGTGAGTTTATTGTGATTGTTGGTCCTAGTGGAAGTGGAAAATCAACCTTACTAGAATTAATTTGTGGATTTGAAGCATTAACCAGCGGAACCATTTCAATCGATGGAACGATGATTAACGATGTTTTACCTAAAAATCGTGATGTTGCCATGGTCTTTCAAAATTATGCTTTACTTCCTCACTTAACAACGTATGAAAATATTGCATTTGGCATGAAAATTCGTAAATGCTCTAAAAAAGAAATTGAAGAGAAAGTACAGTGGGCAGCTAAAATTTTAAAACTAGAAGATTATTTACATATACTTCCTAAAAATCTATCTGGTGGACAGCGTCAACGCGTTGCCATTGCTCGTGCGATCGTCAGAGAACCTAAACTATTCTTAATGGACGAACCTCTTTCTAATCTAGATGCTAAATTACGTGATTCAACAGCAACAGAAATCACGAATCTTCATCGCCGATTAAATGCCACAACTATTTATGTGACTCACGATCAAACAGAAGCTTTGACTATGGCTGATCGAATGGTTATCTTACACGAAGGTAAGATTCAACAAATTGGAACTCCTATTGAAATCTACACAAAACCAAAAAATTTATTTGTGGCTACTTTTATTGGTAAACCTCAAATGAATCTATTTGATTTCGTGATAAAAAATGAAGACGCCCTTCTACTTAACGATGTGACGCTTCATTTAGGAGAATATCTAAACTCACTTTTACCAACTGAAGACTATCTTTTAGCCATTCGACCTGAGCACATTAAAGAAACGAATGATAAAAACGGAATTAAAACCACCATCAAAAAAGTCGAATACATGGGAAGCGATCAAATTCTTCACCTAGCTAAAGGAGAAGAACTCATCACCATGAAATGTTATAACAGCCAAGAATACAAAGAAGGTCAAGCCCTTCATATCACCTTTGATTTACACCATGCCCATGTTTTCAATAAAAACACACAAGAAAGGATCGAACCTAGTTATGAAAAAAATTAA
- a CDS encoding GNAT family N-acetyltransferase: MKLETKHLMLYPLTETLIEQILNNNVTEFSTDEWLTEDNRVLLTWMKEELYRFLPPKIGFTSWIFIEKKTNQVIGDGGYKGNPDADGKVEIGYEIIESKRRKGYATEAIDALLDWAVTQPEVKSIIAKCHKENVPSQNLLQKLQFMLVDEEDEMDIYQVFIDEHPLFKAAKYVVTALTLVCFIVPLTKKFIKKRKS; encoded by the coding sequence ATGAAGCTTGAAACCAAACATTTAATGCTATACCCTTTAACCGAAACTCTAATTGAACAAATTCTTAATAACAACGTCACAGAATTCTCAACAGACGAATGGTTAACTGAAGATAATCGAGTATTATTAACTTGGATGAAAGAAGAACTTTATCGCTTCCTCCCTCCTAAAATCGGATTTACCTCTTGGATTTTTATTGAAAAGAAAACAAATCAAGTAATTGGTGATGGAGGTTATAAAGGTAATCCTGATGCAGATGGCAAAGTAGAAATTGGTTATGAAATCATTGAATCTAAACGTCGTAAAGGCTATGCTACGGAAGCGATCGATGCTCTTCTCGACTGGGCCGTCACGCAGCCTGAAGTTAAATCAATTATTGCTAAGTGCCACAAAGAGAATGTCCCTTCTCAAAACTTACTTCAAAAATTACAATTTATGCTGGTTGATGAAGAGGATGAAATGGACATTTATCAAGTTTTTATTGATGAGCATCCTCTTTTTAAAGCTGCAAAATATGTCGTGACTGCTTTAACTTTAGTCTGTTTTATTGTCCCATTAACCAAAAAATTTATTAAGAAGAGAAAAAGCTAG
- a CDS encoding SAM-dependent methyltransferase: protein MIYIVGLGAGDESQLTLGVVAKLKSGLPLFLRTAEHPMINFLQQNNIEYRAFDDVYMKHETFEAVYEEIIETVKKEAEKGDLIYATPGHPCVAEYAVKRLMAETEAVIVGGQSFLDPMFAALAIDPIEGLQVMDALDFDYEAIAPKQHLIIPQVFDQLVASNLKLDLMEVYDDEYDVCIVKAAGSHLAELKWVKLYELDHNFKLDNLTTIYVPPMKA from the coding sequence ATGATTTACATTGTAGGACTTGGAGCTGGAGATGAATCACAGCTAACGTTAGGTGTGGTAGCCAAACTAAAATCAGGATTACCGTTATTTTTAAGAACGGCAGAACATCCGATGATTAATTTCTTACAACAAAATAATATTGAATATCGTGCATTTGACGATGTTTACATGAAACATGAAACGTTTGAGGCTGTTTATGAAGAAATTATTGAAACAGTAAAAAAAGAAGCTGAAAAAGGTGATTTAATTTATGCAACACCAGGACATCCGTGTGTAGCCGAATATGCTGTTAAACGTTTAATGGCAGAAACAGAGGCTGTGATTGTTGGTGGACAAAGCTTTTTAGATCCGATGTTTGCAGCACTTGCAATTGATCCAATTGAGGGATTACAAGTTATGGATGCTTTAGACTTTGATTATGAAGCGATTGCACCGAAACAACACTTAATTATTCCTCAAGTTTTCGATCAATTAGTTGCATCAAATTTAAAATTAGATTTAATGGAAGTTTATGACGATGAGTATGACGTTTGTATTGTTAAGGCAGCGGGAAGTCATCTAGCCGAATTAAAATGGGTAAAATTATATGAATTAGATCATAATTTTAAATTAGATAACTTAACAACGATTTACGTACCGCCGATGAAAGCTTAA